A single region of the Brachypodium distachyon strain Bd21 chromosome 3, Brachypodium_distachyon_v3.0, whole genome shotgun sequence genome encodes:
- the LOC100832668 gene encoding transmembrane 9 superfamily member 2 → MARAIAALAVAVLACVLLGAAADGSDHRYKEGDRVPLYANKVGPFHNPSETYRYYDLPFCAPEHPKDKKEALGEVLNGDRLVDAPYELNFKEDKNSKTLCKKTLSKEEVAKLRDAVAKDYYFQMYYDDLPLWGFLGKLEKDKEQGAGKYLLFKHIHFDIMYNNDRVVEINVQTDPNVAVDITEDKEVPVEFSYSVAWKKTDIPFEKRMEKYSKSSSMPQHLEIHWFSIINSCVTVLLLTGFLATILMRVLKNDFIKYSHEDESLEDQEETGWKYIHGDVFRFPQQKSLFAAIIGSGSQLLALAIFIFLLAIVGVFYPYNRGALFTALVVIYALTSGIAGYTATSFYLQLEGTNWVRNLILTGCLFCGPLFLTFSFLNTVAIAYSATAALPFGTIIVIILIWALVTSPLLVLGGIAGKNSNTEFQAPCRTTKYPREIPELPWYRSTIPQMAMAGFLPFSAIYIELYYIFASIWGHKIYTIYSILFIVFIILIIVTAFVTVALTYFQLAVEDHKWWWRSVLCGGSTGIFIFFYCIYYYHARSDMSGFMQTSFFFGYMTCVCYGFFLMLGTVGFRASLLFVRHIYRSIKCE, encoded by the exons ATGGCGAGAGCGATTGCTGCTCTTGCGGTGGCGGTTCTGGCCTGTGTGCTGCTGGGGGCTGCTGCCGACGGCTCCGACCACCGGTACAAGGAGGGAGATCGTGTCCCGCTCTACGCCAACAAGGTCGGCCCTTTCCACAACCCAAG TGAGACATACCGCTACTATGATCTACCCTTTTGTGCACCAG AACACCCGAAGGACAAAAAGGAGGCTCTCGGGGAGGTTCTAAACGGTGATCGGTTGGTTGATGCACCATACGAGTTGAACTTTAAGGAAGATAAGAACTCCAAGACTCTCTGCAAGAAAACATTGTCCAAGGAGGAAGTTGCCAAGCTCCGGGATGCAGTTGCAAAGGATTACTACTTCCAGATGTACTATGATGACCTGCCATTATGGGGATTCCTTGGTAAACTGGAGAAGGATAAGGAGCAAGGGGCTGGAAAGTACCTTCTTTTTAAGCACATCCACTTTGACATCATGTACAACAATGACCGTGTCGTAGAAATTAATGTCCAAACAGACCCGAATGTGGCTGTAGATATCACAGAGGACAAGGAAGTACCAGTAGAATTCTCTTATTCAGTAGCATGGAAAAAGACGGATATTCCTTTTGAGAAAAGAATGGAAAAATACTCCAAGTCTTCCTCTATGCCGCAACACCTAGAGATCCATTGGTTTTCCATCATCAACTCATGTGTAACTGTACTTCTCCTGACTGGCTTTCTGGCAACAATCCTGATGCGTGTGCTCAAGAACGATTTCATCAA ATATTCCCATGAAGATGAGTCCCTTGAAGACCAGGAAGAGACTGGATGGAAGTATATACATGGTGACGTCTTCCGTTTTCCGCAGCAAAAATCTCTTTTTGCAGCGATTATTGGATCTGGTTCTCAGCTTCTTGCCCT TGCAATTTTCATCTTTCTCCTTGCAATTGTTGGCGTCTTCTATCCATACAACAGAGGAGCCCTTTTTACTGCCCTTGTTGTCATCTACGCTCTTACATCTGGTATTGCTGGATACACAGCCACTTCCTTCTATCTTCAGCTGGAAGGAACAAACTGG GTGAGGAATCTGATATTGACTGGCTGCTTGTTCTGTGGCCCGCTTTTCTTGACATTCTCCTTCCTAAACACCGTTGCAATAGCATATAGTGCCACAGCAGCTTTGCCTTTCGGTACTATCATTGTCATTATTCTCATTTGGGCACTTGTAACCTCTCCCCTGCTAGTGCTAGGTGGTATAGCTGGGAAAAATAGCAATACAGAGTTCCAAGCTCCCTGCCGCACAACCAAGTATCCTAGGGAAATCCCTGAGCTGCCCTGGTACCGAAGCACCATTCCTCAGATGGCAATGGCAGGGTTCCTCCCTTTCAGTGCTATTTACATTGAGCTGTACTACATATTTGCCAGCATCTGGGGGCATAAGATATACACCATCTACAGCATCCTCTTCATTGTCTTCATTATCCTCATCATCGTCACTGCGTTTGTCACAGTGGCCCTCACATACTTCCAGCTTGCTGTTGAGGATCACAAGTGGTGGTGGAG ATCTGTCCTTTGTGGAGGCTCCACTGGCATATTCATCTTCTTCTACTGCATCTACTACTACCATGCCCGGTCAGACATGTCAGGCTTCATGCAAACGTCCTTCTTCTTCGGCTACATGACCTGTGTCTGCTACGGTTTCTTCCTGATGCTGGGCACAGTTGGTTTCCGTGCGTCACTGCTATTTGTGCGGCACATTTACcgctccatcaagtgcgagtGA
- the LOC100832977 gene encoding dnaJ homolog subfamily B member 4, translated as MGLDYYNVLKVNRGATEDDLKKSYRRLAMKWHPDKNPGDNKGEAEAKFKKISEAYEVLSDPQKRAIYDQYGEEGLKASADNGGSSSSSMNGTANHRFNPRNAEDVFAEFFGSSKPFEGMGRAKSMRFQTEGAGTFGGFGGGNDSKYRSYNDSAGTSSSQPRKPPAVETKLSCTLQELYSGSTRKMKISRNVVKPNGQLGTESEILTIDIKPGWKKGTKITFPDKGNEQPNQLPADLIFVIDEKPHDQYTREGNDLLVYQKIDLVDALAGTTVNLKTLDGRDLVIKLTDVVTPGYELAIAKEGMPIVKENGRRGNLRIRFDVDFPKRLSSEQRQNIRKVLGGQP; from the exons ATGGGGCTGGACTACTACAACGTGCTCAAGGTGAACCGGGGCGCCACGGAGGACGACCTCAAGAAGTCGTACCGGCGGCTGGCCATGAAGTGGCACCCCGACAAGAACCCCGGCGACAACAAGGGAGAGGCCGAGGCCAAGTTCAAGAAGATCTCCGAGGCCTACGAG GTTCTGAGTGATCCTCAGAAGAGAGCGATATATGATCAGTACGGGGAGGAGGGCCTGAAGGCATCTGCAGACAACGGTGGCTCGTCATCGTCATCGATGAATGGCACCGCTAACCACCGTTTTAATCCCCGGAATGCCGAGGATGTGTTCGCTGAGTTCTTCGGTAGCAGCAAGCCTTTTGAGGGGATGGGGCGTGCCAAGTCGATGAGATTCCAGACAGAAGGCGCTGGCACCTTTGGTGGGTTCGGTGGTGGTAATGACAGCAAATACAGATCATACAATGATTCCGCTGGCACCAGCTCTAGCCAGCCCCGGAAGCCACCAGCTGTGGAGACGAAGCTGTCCTGCACGCTTCAAGAGCTATACTCTGGTTCAACGCGCAAGATGAAGATATCTAGGAACGTGGTGAAGCCTAATGG GCAACTGGGGACTGAATCCGAGATTCTGACGATCGATATAAAGCCCGGGTGGAAGAAAGGGACCAAGATCACATTCCCAGACAAGGGCAATGAGCAGCCAAACCAGCTCCCTGCAGATCTCATCTTCGTCATCGATGAGAAACCCCATGATCAGTACACAAGGGAAGGCAACGACCTCCTGGTCTATCAGAAGATTGACCTGGTGGATGCATTGGCAGGAACCACGGTTAACCTGAAGACCCTTGACGGGCGTGATCTGGTGATAAAGCTGACAGACGTGGTGACACCAGGGTATGAGCTTGCAATCGCAAAGGAGGGGATGCCTATCGTCAAAGAGAACGGGAGGAGAGGAAATCTGAGGATCAGGTTCGACGTTGATTTCCCAAAGAGGTTGTCATCGGAGCAGCGGCAGAATATTAGGAAGGTTCTTGGAGGGCAACCTTAG
- the LOC100846311 gene encoding choline-phosphate cytidylyltransferase 2 — protein sequence MKQAEENSAAAAGAAQEPPTPTPTVWYDPMSPTSSPTAPRPPVRVYADGIYDLFHFGHARALEQAKKSFPNTYLLVGCCSDEVTNWYKGKTVMTEEERYESLRHCKWVDEVIPDAPWVIDEEFLDKHRIDYVAHDALPYADASGAANDVYDFVKSIGKFKETKRTDGISTSDIIMRILKDYNQYIMRNLTRGYSRKDLGVSYVKEKQLRVNMGISKLKEKVKEHQEKIHSAAKIAGSNPVEWMENADRCIVGFLEKFEEGCHMMETAIKDRIQEGLKRRSKSESELNLSGSDSDS from the exons ATGAAGCAGGCGGAGGAGaactcggcggcggccgccggcgccgcccaggagccgccaacgccgacgccgacggtGTGGTACGACCCGATGTCCCCGACGTCGTCTCCGACGGCGCCACGGCCGCCCGTCAGGGTTTACGCCGACGGCATCTACGATCTCTTCCACTTCGGCCATGCCCGCGCGCTCGAGCAGGCCAAGAAATC ATTCCCCAACACGTACTTGCTGGTGGGCTGCTGCAGCGACGAGGTGACCAACTGGTACAAAGGCAAGACCGTCATGACCGAGGAGGAGCGCTACGAATCGCTTCGCCATTGCAA ATGGGTGGACGAGGTCATACCCGATGCTCCATGGGTCATCGACGAGGAGTTCCTCGACAAGCACCGCATCGACTACGTTGCTCACGACGCTCTCCC GTATGCAGACGCAAGTGGAGCTGCCAACGATGTCTATGATTTT GTCAAGTCCATTGGCAAGTTCAAGGAGACGAAGCGCACCGATGGCATCTCAACATCGGACATCATCATGAGGATTTTGAAGGATTACAACCAGTACATCATGCGGAATCTGACCCGGGGGTACTCCCGCAAAGACCTTGGTGTGAGCTATGTCAAG GAGAAGCAATTGAGAGTGAACATGGGGATTAGCAAGCTAAAagagaaggtgaaggagcaTCAAGAGAAG ATTCATAGTGCAGCAAAGATTGCTGGAAGCAATCCTGTGGAATGGATGGAGAATGCCGACCGTTGTATCGTTGGGTTTCTTGAAAAGTTTGAGGAAGGTTGCCACATGATG GAAACTGCAATTAAAGATCGAATTCAGGAGGGGCTGAAGAGGAGatccaaatcagagtcggagCTGAACCTTTCTGGATCGGACTCGGACTCATAA
- the LOC100833291 gene encoding NADH dehydrogenase [ubiquinone] iron-sulfur protein 6, mitochondrial, giving the protein MATATRRLLPTLLKTLAGTTAPAGAARGLSTEKAVGAAAVVGSHTAKWMQDTSKKSPMELINEVPPIKVEGRIVACEGDSNPALGHPIEYICLDLEAPAVCKYCGLRYVQDHHH; this is encoded by the exons ATGGCGACCGCGACGAGGAGGCTGCTCCCGACGCTCCTCAAAACCCtagccggcaccaccgccccggccggcgcggcgcggggcctCTCCACGGAGAAGGCTGtcggcgccgcggccgtcgtcgGCAGTCACACCGCCAAATGGATGCAG GACACAAGCAAGAAATCTCCGATGGAACTGATCAATGAGGTGCCGCCGATCAAGGTTGAAGGGCGAATTGTCGCTTGTGAAGGGG ATAGTAACCCTGCCCTTGGCCATCCAATCGAGTATATCTGCCTTGATCTGGAGGCCCCTGCTGTGTGCAAATACTGTGGTCTTCGCTATGTTCAAGACCACCATCACTAA
- the LOC100846616 gene encoding secretory carrier-associated membrane protein 5-like, whose amino-acid sequence MSRNTNPFEDENVNPTANGQALAPAPSKKSWIPAGFGGSINHGATIDIPLYDPRKREKELLSWEEDLKRRERDIIQRENTMNRAGVMVEVKNWPPFFPIIHHDIANEIPIHAQKLQYSAFASWLGIVVCLSWNVFAVLVESIHMEDIVLFLLAVIYAIFGCPLSYILWYRPLYQAMRTDSVVTFGQFFIFYSVHVGFCVIAAIAPPIIFMGKTLTGILVAIDVLSGDMFVGVLYLIGFILFTAESLMSIWVLEGVYMYFRGHR is encoded by the exons ATGTCTCGTAACACAAATCCGTTTGAAGACGAAAATGTCAATCCTACAGC TAATGGACAGGCATTGGCACCAGCTCCATCGAAGAAATCCTGGATCCCGGCGGGCTTTGGAGGCAGCATTAACCATGGCGCCACCATCGACATCCCACTATAT GATCCGAGGAAGCGGGAGAAAGAGCTCTTATCGTGGGAGGAGGATttgaagaggagagagcgG GATATCATACAAAGGGAGAATACAATGAACAGAG CCGGTGTCATGGTCGAAGTGAAAAATTGGCCACCGTTCTTCCCCATCATACATCATGATATAGCCAATGAAATACCCATCCATGCTCAAAAGTTGCAGTACTCAGCATTTGCTAGTTGGCTAG GAATTGTTGTCTGTCTCAGTTGGAATGTCTTTGCAGTTTTAGTCGAATCAATTCACATGGAAG ATAttgttctttttctccttgccGTCATCTATGCAATATTTGGATGTCCTCTTTCATACATACTATGGTACAGGCCTCTGTACCAGGCCATGAG AACCGATAGCGTGGTGACCTTTGGCCAGTTTTTCATCTTCTACTCG GTGCATGTTGGATTTTGTGTCATTGCTGCAATTGCTCCTCCAATAATATTCATGGGAAAAACTCTTAC GGGAATTCTTGTTGCTATCGATGTTTTAAGCGGAGATATGTTCGTCGGG GTACTGTATCTAATTGGATTCATATTATTTACTGCGGAATCGCTTATGAGTATTTGGGTTCTTGAG GGAGTATACATGTATTTCAGAGGGCATAGGTGA